The Cucurbita pepo subsp. pepo cultivar mu-cu-16 unplaced genomic scaffold, ASM280686v2 Cp4.1_scaffold000269, whole genome shotgun sequence genome window below encodes:
- the LOC111784731 gene encoding uncharacterized protein LOC111784731 — translation MVVFKNLDPGTSNVDLGNEGQPVEGTAPAEAIPEPAAQSASRDQPTVVITLEALQSLIESQVDQAVQSRVDQAVQAALAGLGSQAAPTAPVSGQTTLVSKAPGVGVQTVIPPTRLTELPGTAVVTEASSRVVTYGRRCMTEESEYIRDFMKLAPPTFGGKGTDPEAAEWWLECIETILHSTTA, via the coding sequence ATGGTCGTATTTAAGAATTTAGACCCTGGTACGTCCAATGTGGACTTGGGAAATGAGGGGCAGCCTGTAGAGGGAACTGCTCCAGCAGAGGCGATTCCGGAGCCTGCTGCTCAGTCGGCATCTAGAGATCAGCCGACTGTTGTGATTACTTTGGAGGCATTACAATCATTGATTGAGAGTCAAGTAGATCAGGCGGTGCAGAGCCGGGTGGACCAAGCGGTACAGGCAGCCCTTGCTGGTCTTGGAAGCCAGGCGGCTCCAACAGCACCTGTATCGGGCCAGACGACATTAGTGTCTAAAGCACCAGGAGTAGGTGTTCAGACAGTAATACCTCCAACACGGTTGACAGAGCTACCTGGTACAGCTGTGGTGACAGAGGCATCATCGCGGGTAGTAACTTATGGCCGACGATGTATGACAGAGGAGAGTGAGTACATACGAGATTTCATGAAACTTGCCCCGCCAACTTTTGGAGGAAAAGGGACTGATCCTGAGGCAGCTGAATGGTGGTTGGAATGTATTGAAACAATTTTACATTCTACAACTGCCTAG